The following are encoded together in the Ovis canadensis isolate MfBH-ARS-UI-01 breed Bighorn chromosome 2, ARS-UI_OviCan_v2, whole genome shotgun sequence genome:
- the GPR17 gene encoding uracil nucleotide/cysteinyl leukotriene receptor yields MNGLEVASPGLLPNSSLAPVEQCGQETPLENVLFASFYLLDFILAFVGNALALWLFIRDHKSGTPANVFLMHLAVADLSCVLVLPTRLVYHFSGNHWPFGEIPCRLTGFLFYLNMYASIYFLTCISADRFLAIVHPVKSLKLRRPLHAHLACAFLWVVVAVAMAPLLVSPQTVRTNHTVVCLQLYREKASQHALASLAVAFTFPFVTTVTCYLLVIRSLRQGPRVERRLKNKAVRMIAAVLAIFLVCFVPYHVHRSVYVLRYRGHRTSCAAQRALALGNRITSCLTSLNGALDPIMYFFVAEKFRDALRSLLCGKRLPGPPPSADGRTNESSLSARSEL; encoded by the coding sequence ATGAATGGCCTCGAGGTGGCCTCCCCAGGTCTACTGCCCAACTCCTCCCTGGCCCCTGTGGAGCAATGCGGCCAAGAGACGCCCCTGGAGAACGTCCTCTTCGCCTCTTTCTACCTCCTGGATTTCATCCTGGCTTTTGTGGGCAACGCCCTGGCCCTGTGGCTCTTCATCCGGGATCACAAGTCCGGCACCCCGGCCAACGTGTTCCTGATGCACCTGGCCGTGGCCGACCTGTCCTGCGTGCTGGTCCTCCCCACCCGCCTGGTCTACCACTTCTCAGGGAATCACTGGCCGTTTGGGGAGATCCCATGCCGGCTCACGGGCTTCCTCTTCTACCTCAACATGTATGCCAGCATCTACTTCCTCACTTGCATCAGCGCTGACCGCTTCCTGGCCATCGTGCACCCCGTCAAGTCCCTCAAGCTCCGCAGGCCGCTCCACGCCCACCTGGCCTGCGCCTTCCTCTGGGTGGTGGTGGCCGTGGCAATGGCCCCGCTGCTGGTGAGCCCACAGACCGTGCGGACCAACCACACGGTGGTCTGCCTGCAGCTGTACAGGGAAAAGGCCTCCCAGCACGCCCTGGCGTCCCTGGCCGTGGCCTTCACCTTCCCGTTCGTCACCACCGTCACCTGCTACCTGCTGGTCATCCGCAGCCTGCGGCAGGGCCCGCGCGTGGAGCGGCGCCTCAAAAACAAGGCGGTGCGCATGATCGCGGCGGTGCTGGCCATCTTCCTGGTCTGCTTCGTGCCCTACCACGTCCACCGCTCCGTCTACGTGCTGCGTTACCGCGGCCACCGCACCTCGTGCGCCGCGCAGCGCGCGCTGGCGCTCGGCAACCGCATCACCTCCTGCCTCACCAGCCTCAACGGTGCGCTGGACCCCATCATGTACTTCTTCGTGGCCGAGAAGTTCCGCGATGCCCTGCGCAGCCTGCTGTGTGGCAAGCGGCTCCCAGGGCCGCCGCCCAGCGCCGACGGGAGGACCAACGAGAGCTCGCTGAGCGCCAGGTCGGAGCTGTGA